From a single Rosa rugosa chromosome 7, drRosRugo1.1, whole genome shotgun sequence genomic region:
- the LOC133723901 gene encoding tyrosine-protein phosphatase RLPH2-like, whose amino-acid sequence MSDPKPRLVCCIGDVHGFHTKLQNLWSNLESSIPSSDFATALVIFLGDYCDRGPDTNKVLDFLISLPSRYPHQKHVFIAGNHDFSFAGFLRVLPPPPDGSEFREGWKEFEDNEEREGWFKGEGYEGMHLQGRRWAGSKNSDAGPTFESYGVPHGSADLVKAVPDDHKKFLADMVWVHEEDDVCVEIEGETKHCKLIAVHAGLEKDKDVKQQLEFLKARDTRVPKIEALSGRKNVWNIPEELKKTPTVIVSGHHGKLHIEGLRLIIDEGGGMAKNPVAAILLPSMKIVRDTDVVAEGTRILD is encoded by the exons ATGTCGGACCCAAAACCCAGACTAGTCTGCTGCATCGGCGACGTCCACGGCTTCCACACCAAGCTCCAAAACCTCTGGTCCAATCTCGAATCCTCCATCCCCTCTTCAGATTTCGCCACCGCCCTCGTCATCTTCCTCGGCGACTACTGCGACCGCGGCCCAGACACCAACAAAGTCCTCGACTTCCTCATTTCCCTCCCCTCCAGATACCCGCATCAGAAACATGTCTTCATCGCCGGAAACCACGACTTCTCCTTCGCCGGCTTCTTGAGAGTCCTGCCTCCGCCGCCGGACGGGTCCGAGTTCCGGGAGGGGTGGAAGGAGTTCGAGGacaatgaggagagagaagggtGGTTCAAGGGCGAGGGGTACGAGGGAATGCACTTGCAAGGGAGGAGATGGGCTGGGAGTAAGAATTCTGATGCTGGGCCCACTTTTGAGTCCTATGGGGTGCCTCATGGCTCTGCCG ATCTGGTGAAGGCAGTTCCTGATGATCATAAAAAGTTTCTTGCTGATATGGTTTGGGTGCATGAAGAG GATGATGTCTGTGTAGAGATTGAGGGTGAAACCAAACACTGTAAATTGATTGCCGTGCATGCCGGTTTGGAGAAAGATAAAGATGTCAAACAACAGTTGGAGTTTCTGAAAGCCAGAGATACTCGGGTACCTAAGATAGAGGCTCTTAGTGGCAGGAAAAACGTGTGGAATATACCAGAG GAACTGAAAAAGACTCCAACTGTTATTGTAAGTGGACATCATGGGAAACTTCATATTGAAGGCTTAAGGCTGATTATTGATGAAGGCGGTGGTATGGCAAAGAACCCGGTGGCTGCAATTTTACTCCCTTCTATGAAGATAGTCCGTGATACAGACGTTGTTGCTGAAGGAACAAGAATTCTTGACTAG
- the LOC133723389 gene encoding tyrosine-protein phosphatase RLPH2-like: protein MSDPKPRLVCCIGDVHGFHTKLQNLWSNLESSIPSSDFATALVIFLGDYCDRGPDTNKVLDFLISLPSRYPHQKHVFIAGNHDFAFAGFLRVLPPPPDGSEFREGWKEFEDNEEREGWFKGEGYEGMHLQGRRWAGSMKGFNKAKGTEYQGSIYDAGPTFESYGVPHGSADLVKAVPDDHKKFLADMVWVHEEDDVCVEIEGETKHCKLIAVHAGLEKDKDVKQQLEFLKARDTRVPKIEALSGRKDVWNIPEELKKTPTVIVSGHHGKLHIEGLRLIIDEGGGMAKNPVAAILLPSMRIVRDTDVLAN from the exons ATGTCGGACCCAAAACCCAGACTAGTCTGCTGCATCGGCGACGTCCACGGCTTCCACACCAAGCTCCAAAACCTCTGGTCCAATCTCGAATCCTCCATCCCCTCTTCAGATTTCGCCACCGCCCTCGTCATCTTCCTCGGCGACTACTGCGACCGCGGCCCAGACACCAACAAAGTCCTCGACTTCCTCATTTCCCTCCCCTCCCGATACCCACATCAGAAACACGTCTTCATCGCCGGAAACCACGACTTCGCCTTCGCCGGCTTCTTGAGAGTCCTGCCTCCGCCGCCGGACGGGTCCGAGTTCCGGGAGGGGTGGAAGGAGTTCGAGGacaatgaggagagagaagggtGGTTCAAGGGCGAGGGGTACGAGGGAATGCACTTGCAAGGGAGGAGATGGGCTGGGAGTATGAAGGGGTTTAATAAGGCTAAAGGGACTGAGTACCAGGGTTCCATTTATGATGCTGGGCCCACTTTTGAGTCCTATGGAGTGCCTCATGGCTCTGCCG ATCTGGTGAAGGCAGTTCCTGATGATCATAAAAAGTTTCTTGCCGATATGGTTTGGGTGCATGAAGAG GATGATGTCTGTGTAGAGATTGAGGGTGAAACCAAACACTGTAAATTGATTGCTGTGCATGCTGGTTTGGAGAAAGATAAAGATGTCAAACAACAGTTGGAGTTTCTGAAAGCCAGAGATACTCGGGTACCTAAGATAGAGGCTCTTAGTGGCAGGAAAGACGTGTGGAATATACCAGAG GAACTGAAAAAGACTCCAACTGTTATTGTAAGTGGACATCATGGGAAACTTCATATTGAAGGCTTAAGGCTGATTATTGATGAAGGCGGTGGTATGGCAAAGAACCCGGTGGCTGCAATTTTACTCCCCTCTATGAGGATAGTCCGTGATACAGACGTTTTGGCAAACTAG